The nucleotide window CACGCATCACTCGCCTCATGCCCATCGGCCCCGAGGCTCGGCAGAAAAGCCCGGTCCGTTCTCGCCCGTGCGAGATGGTATAGCGGATTCCCGACGAAATTGAACGCACCGTCGCCGATGATATCGCAACGCGGTGGAAGGCAGAATGCCGCCACATCGAGAGGTCCTTCGCGAGAGCGGCGCTGGCCCACCATCGTGACGGCCACTCCATAACCGTGGAGCGAGAAAACTGCGCCAACCAACTACGAAGAAACAACGATTTCTTTTAAGCCGCTTCGAACTAATTGACCTCGGCGATGCGAGAGCGGCGCGACGGGGCTGGTTTCGCAGCAGCGGTGGCGATGGCCGGGGAGGACGACTTGCCACGTCCAAATTGGGAGTTGGCAAGCTGCGAATTACCAAGCTGCGAATTAGCAAGCTGAGAGCCGGCGGGCGGCACGGAAAGCTTGGCGATCCCGGCCTTGGCCGTCGCCAACGGGCTCGAAGGAAGCGGAGCGGGTCGCAGGCCTGCGACCGGCACATATGCCGTCCCGGGGCGGGCGGGCGGCGTGGCGAGCGCCGTTTTCACGAGCGGGCCGGTGCGGCCGGCCATTGTGAGGGCAGTACCACGCGACGGAGCCGCAACGGCCATCCGCTGCGGTGCTGCCGGAATTGCCATCTGAGCGACCTTGGTCTTCGGACCCGAGGTCGCCAGCTTCGCATGCAGCATTTTGGCCTCAGGCATCTTGGCCTCGGCAGTCGATGCGACGCCGCGCTTCGACGAGGAGCCATTCGCAGGGGCGGCAAAGGAGGCGAGGCGCATCGACGGTGGTGCGATGTCGAGCGGTGCGGATTCTCTCGCCTTCGGAGCGGCATGGGCCATCTGCATGACGGGCGCCGAACGCATGGGGACGGTCGGCTGGAACCCATTCGACCGGGCGGTCGTGGGCTGCAGGGCCGCCGGCACGGCGACGTGGGAACCACCCGCCACCAGCACCGGCGCGGACCGGGCAGGACGCGGAGTGGGCGCGGCGTCTTCCTCCTCCACGGCCGGCTTGAAGGCCAGGGCAGGACGCTGCGCGCGCTCGAACCGCTCCGGCTCGGCATCGGGTCCGAGATCGGCCATCATGACCGGTGAGCGGCCGCCGACATTGGCAGGCGCGCCATCGGTGCGCAGCGTCGCCATCAGCTTGCGGTCGTCGCTGCCGGCGGTGGAGGCCTTCCCGACATATTCTACCCGCACCTTCGCGGTGCCGCTGCGATGGAATTCCAGAGCCTGAGCCACCTCCTCCGACACGTCCATCACGCGGTTGGCATGGTACGGTCCGCGATCGTTGACGCGCACGATCATCGAATGGCGGTTCGCCAGGTTGGTCACTCGGACGTAGCTCGGCAAAGGCAGGGTCGGGTGAGCGGCCGCGATGGAGTGCCGATCGAACACCTCGCCATTGGCCGTCATTCGCCCGTGAAAGGCGCTGCCGTACCAGGAGGCAAGGCCCTCCCGGACATAGCCCTTGGCATCGTCACGCGGCACGTAGGTGCGCCCCGCCACCACATAGGGCTTTCCCGAGAAGCGGCGGCCGCCGCCTTTGGGAATGGCGTCGCCCTCCTGATAGAGGCGCGGGCTGGCCTTCACGCCGTATTTCGGATCGTAGGACGATGAGGAGGATCCTGCCGGACCAGCGAGCTTCTGGGTGTTCTGCGCGCAATTCGCGGTGGTCAATGCCACTACGGACACGGCGAGGAGGCGTACCAGGGGAAGCCCCGCCGGTTGAGCCGATCCGGCT belongs to Methylobacterium sp. 77 and includes:
- a CDS encoding septal ring lytic transglycosylase RlpA family protein, which produces MARSTKAGSAQPAGLPLVRLLAVSVVALTTANCAQNTQKLAGPAGSSSSSYDPKYGVKASPRLYQEGDAIPKGGGRRFSGKPYVVAGRTYVPRDDAKGYVREGLASWYGSAFHGRMTANGEVFDRHSIAAAHPTLPLPSYVRVTNLANRHSMIVRVNDRGPYHANRVMDVSEEVAQALEFHRSGTAKVRVEYVGKASTAGSDDRKLMATLRTDGAPANVGGRSPVMMADLGPDAEPERFERAQRPALAFKPAVEEEDAAPTPRPARSAPVLVAGGSHVAVPAALQPTTARSNGFQPTVPMRSAPVMQMAHAAPKARESAPLDIAPPSMRLASFAAPANGSSSKRGVASTAEAKMPEAKMLHAKLATSGPKTKVAQMAIPAAPQRMAVAAPSRGTALTMAGRTGPLVKTALATPPARPGTAYVPVAGLRPAPLPSSPLATAKAGIAKLSVPPAGSQLANSQLGNSQLANSQFGRGKSSSPAIATAAAKPAPSRRSRIAEVN